From Apium graveolens cultivar Ventura chromosome 9, ASM990537v1, whole genome shotgun sequence, the proteins below share one genomic window:
- the LOC141684404 gene encoding uncharacterized protein LOC141684404 isoform X5, translating into MDEAGEELVVIPPAVNNIVGKLCAFQLKITPYNIIQGCEEYTVTRVSELNVVDSGTANLSHCTSAGNPVGPNSRKKQKLSIQRMLDFNFLCGSYTLVKLFES; encoded by the exons ATGGACGAGGCCGGAGAG GAATTGGTAGTCATTCCTCCTGCTGTCAATAATATTGTTGGAAAATTATGCGCCTTTCAGCTCAAAATCACACCATACAATATTATTCAGGGATGCGAGGAGTACACAGTCACAAGAGTGTCTGAGCTTAATGTCGTTGATTCTGGTACTGCCAATTTATCTCATTGTACAAGTGCTGGAAATCCAGTTGGACCCAACTCCAGGAAGAAGCAGAAG CTGTCTATCCAGCGGATGCTTGATTTCAACTTCCTTTGTGGTTCGTATACCCTTGTGAAACTTTTTGAG AGTTAA
- the LOC141684404 gene encoding uncharacterized protein LOC141684404 isoform X4, with protein MDEAGEELVVIPPAVNNIVGKLCAFQLKITPYNIIQGCEEYTVTRVSELNVVDSGTANLSHCTSAGNPVGPNSRKKQKLSIQRMLDFNFLCGSYTLVKLFEE; from the exons ATGGACGAGGCCGGAGAG GAATTGGTAGTCATTCCTCCTGCTGTCAATAATATTGTTGGAAAATTATGCGCCTTTCAGCTCAAAATCACACCATACAATATTATTCAGGGATGCGAGGAGTACACAGTCACAAGAGTGTCTGAGCTTAATGTCGTTGATTCTGGTACTGCCAATTTATCTCATTGTACAAGTGCTGGAAATCCAGTTGGACCCAACTCCAGGAAGAAGCAGAAG CTGTCTATCCAGCGGATGCTTGATTTCAACTTCCTTTGTGGTTCGTATACCCTTGTGAAACTTTTTGAG gaataa
- the LOC141684401 gene encoding uncharacterized protein LOC141684401 isoform X1 has protein sequence MAEHINHVGVSGKDDVGPAKKRGRPQIAVTEEVLERRRLARQRYNARRSKTGEGPSRKRGRPKGVHEAVLNSQSQSVPRLETCPIMNNNVSGASHTDAAWPLIPPTSSTQDGEPAEGGKGNKDPGSASCGGTNQESRRMRTSINQKKKDFLECETILNIGIQEEICGFCTSHVWAAEFTGRHVGTGPKVYLICYGKGKVQLPLLRETPPELNYLISANGTRSNVYFSKRRVYNNIFAFCSFGGNVDHSVNNGKGPYVFRVCGRTYHSLGSLVPPDGLTPKFAQLYMYDGQEAVDHRLSFTGKAGEVDPTNVSMLQEMLERENALVGIFKQAHERFTGAQPEHIHLRLFERRTSDGRFQNVPTANDYEFVGLVVDNDFANNRDIVVEHKRNGLQHISELHPSFMSLQYPLLFPFGEDGYRINIKHRNANNSESEKDTVSMREYYAFRAQYRVAEGHTLLLGGRLFLQFIVDAWCSVERVRLVWVQRHQSIIRSDLYNNIVDSLRRGDVDATEVGRRVILPSSFTGGYRYMQQNFQDSLAVCKEYGHPDLFSTFTCNSKWDEIEEAVRASGSHSASVRPDIVARVFKMKLDAMLNDFTKKHVLGRVLAVVYTVEFQKRGLPHAHIVL, from the exons ATGGCTGAACATATAAATCATGTAGGCGTGTCAG GTAAAGACGATGTGGGTCCGGCTAAAAAAAGGGGTCGTCCTCAGATTGCGGTGACCGAAGAGGTTTTGGAAAGACGGAGGTTAGCAAGGCAAAGATATAATGCACGCCGTTCAAAGA CAGGGGAAGGCCCTTCTAGAAAAAGAGGCAGGCCCAAGGGCGTCCACGAAGCTGTATTGAATTCGCAGAGCCAATCAGTGCCAAGGCTTGAAACCTGCCCAATAATGA ATAATAATGTGTCTGGGGCCTCTCACACAGATGCTGCATGGCCCCTCATTCCACCTACAAGCTCAACGCAAG ATGGGGAGCCTGCAGAAGGTGGAAAGGGGAACAAAGACCCTGGCTCAGCAAGTTGCGGAGGAACAAACCAAG AATCACGGAGAATGCGCACATCCATAAATCAGAAGAAAAAAGATTTTT TGGAGTGCGAAACAATCCTCAATATCGGTATACAAGAAGAGATATGTGGTTTCTGCACATCGCACGTTTGGGCTGCTGAATTTACGGGCAGACATGTGGGTACAGGACCCAAGGTCTATTTAATTTGTTATGGTAAAGGGAAGGTTCAACTTCCTTTATTGCGTGAAACACCTCCAGAATTGAACTACCTAATAAGTGCAAACGGGACAAGATCAAATGTTTATTTTAGCAAGAGGCGTGTCTATAACAACATCTTTGCATTTTGTTCATTCGGGGGTAATGTTGATCATTCGGTTAATAATGGCAAGGGGCCATATGTCTTTCGCGTGTGTGGACGTACTTATCATAGCCTCGGCTCTTTGGTACCTCCAGATGGACTAACACCGAAATTTGCACAATTGTATATGTATGATGGTCAGGAGGCTGTGGATCACCGGTTAAGCTTTACAGGAAAGGCAGGGGAAGTGGATCCCACTAATGTCTCAATGTTGCAAGAAATGTTGGAGCGGGAAAATGCTTTAGTCGGTATATTTAAGCAGGCGCATGAGCGATTTACAGGCGCTCAACCCGAACATATTCACCTAAGATTGTTTGAAAGGCGGACCTCTGATGGTCGATTTCAAAATGTCCCAACTGCTAATGATTATGAGTTTGTTGGGCTTGTGGTTGATAATGACTTTGCTAATAATAGGGATATAGTTGTTGAGCATAAAAGAAATGGTCTGCAACATATCAGTGAATTACACCCTTCTTTTATGTCGTTGCAATACCCTTTGTTATTCCCGTTTGGGGAAGATGGGTATAGAATCAATATTAAACATCGTAATGCAAACAATTCAGAAAGTGAAAAGGACACGGTAAGTATGCGCGAATACTATGCGTTTAGGGCACAATATCGTGTTGCTGAAGGACATACTTTGTTGCTCGGTGGGCGTTTATTCCTACAATTTATAGTTGATGCTTGGTGCTCAGTGGAGCGTGTCAGACTGGTTTGGGTGCAGAGGCATCAATCTATCATAAGATCGGATCTTTATAATAACATTGTAGATAGCCTAAGACGCGGTGATGTGGATGCCACAGAGGTAGGTAGACGTGTGATTTTACCGTCAAGTTTTACTGGTGGCTACCGATACATGCAACAAAATTTTCAGGATTCATTAGCCGTCTGCAAAGAATATGGACATCCCGACCTATTTAGCACTTTTACGTGTAATTCGAAATGGGATGAAATTGAGGAGGCTGTTCGGGCTTCTGGATCTCACAGTGCCTCTGTACGACCTGATATTGTGGCCAGGGTCTTCAAAATGAAGCTCGATGCTATGCTCAATGACTTCACCAAAAAACATGTTTTAGGGCGTGTGCTCGCAG TGGTATACACAGTGGAGTTTCAAAAACGGGGACTACCACATGCTCATATTGTATTATAG
- the LOC141684404 gene encoding uncharacterized protein LOC141684404 isoform X6, which translates to MDEAGEELVVIPPAVNNIVGKLCAFQLKITPYNIIQGCEEYTVTRVSELNVVDSGTANLSHCTSAGNPVGPNSRKKQKDLERGDRIG; encoded by the exons ATGGACGAGGCCGGAGAG GAATTGGTAGTCATTCCTCCTGCTGTCAATAATATTGTTGGAAAATTATGCGCCTTTCAGCTCAAAATCACACCATACAATATTATTCAGGGATGCGAGGAGTACACAGTCACAAGAGTGTCTGAGCTTAATGTCGTTGATTCTGGTACTGCCAATTTATCTCATTGTACAAGTGCTGGAAATCCAGTTGGACCCAACTCCAGGAAGAAGCAGAAG GACTTAGAACGAGGGGATCGTATCGGCTGA
- the LOC141684401 gene encoding uncharacterized protein LOC141684401 isoform X3, translating into MADDIEYKRRKITNFPKLKINIADKEMLALEAINELLKQYGKKLADYPGLPELNTVSTSKYKNELLLEEMMYDREQLRLKANEAVQCLNQMQRIIFDQIVESVDKDIGGFYFVYGPGGTGKTFLWSTIIARVRGEGKIVLAVASSGIASLLIDGGRTAHSRFKILIDADEFSCCDIKQNTFLAELICSTSLVIWDEAPMTHRFVFEAVDRTFRDIRSKVDPNAGTLPYGGLTMVLGGDFRQVLPVIPKKGREEIVAASISKSRLWQYCKVFTLRENMRIERNVPKVTIRGEKVQFRDWVLSLGDGLEQTIIIGDDPEPSWITLPDEVLVNYSDDAIEAIVNEIYKDLHHRHGDVEYLRNRAVLTPLNEHVDNINVTVLRRLPGEFKVYKSYDSICKGSSTSEADEVLYPPEYLNSLKFSDMPNHEIAVKVGAPIMLLRNLNAKKGLCNGTRLIITRCYPFLIEALIIMGTRIGDTTYVPRITMCPVDKTVPFILKRKQFPVAVCYAMTVNKSQGQTVQNVGLYLPDPVFGHGQMYVAVSRVTSPNGLKIVTVDDNEVTKGYTKNIIHREDNCLC; encoded by the exons ATGGCTGACGATATTGAATACAAACGGCGTAAAATCACAAATTTTCCAAAACTGAAAATCAATATTGCTGACAAGGAGATGCTAGCCCTTGAAGCAATAAATGAATTGTTAAAGCAATATGGTAAAAAATTGGCTGATTACCCAGGTTTGCCAGAGCTAAATACTGTCTCCACTTctaaatataaaaatgaattattATTGGAGGAGATGATGTATGATCGCGAGCAACTTCGTTTAAAAGCAAATGAGGCCGTACAATGCTTGAACCAAATGCAGCGCATCATTTTTGACCAAATTGTGGAATCGGTGGACAAGGATATAGGAGGATTTTACTTTGTGTATGGCCCTGGTGGAACTGGAAAGACCTTCTTATGGTCCACAATTATAGCCAGAGTAAGGGGTGAGGGAAAAATAGTGCTTGCTGTTGCTTCATCTGGTATTGCTTCACTCCTGATTGACGGGGGCAGAACAGCTCATTCACGCTTCAAAATACTGATTGATGCCGACGAATTTAGCTGTTGTGACATCAAACAAAATACGTTTCTTGCGGAGCTAATATGCAGCACAAGTTTGGTCATTTGGGATGAAGCTCCAATGACTCATCGTTTTGTATTCGAAGCTGTTGATCGCACATTCAGAGATATACGGTCCAAGGTTGACCCAAATGCCGGGACCTTGCCATATGGTGGCCTGACTATGGTCTTGGGTGGGGATTTCCGACAGGTTTTACCTGTCATTCCAAAAAAGGGCCGCGAGGAAATAGTGGCAGCCAGCATTAGCAAGTCACGGTTGTGGCAATACTGTAAAGTATTCACTCTACGTGAGAACATGAGGATTGAAAGGAATGTCCCAAAAGTTACAATCCGTGGTGAGAAAGTGCAATTCAGAGATTGGGTGTTGTCATTGGGAGATGGTTTGGAGCAAACAATTATAATTGGAGATGACCCGGAGCCATCATGGATAACATTACCCGATGAG GTCCTCGTCAATTATTCTGATGATGCTATTGAGGCAATAGTCAATGAAATCTACAAAGACCTCCATCACAGACATGGAGATGTGGAATATCTACGTAATAGAGCTGTATTGACACCCCTCAATGAACATGTTGACAACATTAATGTCACTGTTTTACGCAGACTTCCAGGGGAATTCAAAGTCTACAAGAGCTACGATAGTATTTGTAAAGGTTCGTCCACATCAGAGGCTGACGAGGTGTTATATCCACCCGAATATCTAAACTCACTAAAATTTAGTGACATGCCAAATCATGAAATTGCGGTTAAGGTTGGTGCACCAATAATGTTGTTGCGTAACCTCAATGCCAAAAAGGGGTTGTGTAATGGCACCCGCCTCATAATCACTCGATGCTACCCGTTTCTAATCGAAGCATTAATTATAATGGGTACCAGGATTGGCGATACAACATATGTTCCTAGAATAACAATGTGCCCAGTGGATAAGACAGTGCCGTTCATCTTGAAAAGAAAACAATTTCCAGTTGCAGTATGCTATGCAATGACCGTGAACAAAAGCCAGGGACAAACGGTTCAGAATGTGGGCTTGTACCTTCCAGACCCAGTATTTGGGCACGGCCAGATGTACGTCGCAGTTTCTCGCGTTACTTCTCCAAATGGGTTAAAAATTGTTACGGTTGATGATAACGAGGTCACCAAGGGTTACACCAAAAACATTATCCACCGTGAG GACAACTGCTTATGCTGA
- the LOC141684404 gene encoding uncharacterized protein LOC141684404 isoform X1, with amino-acid sequence MDEAGEELVVIPPAVNNIVGKLCAFQLKITPYNIIQGCEEYTVTRVSELNVVDSGTANLSHCTSAGNPVGPNSRKKQKLSIQRMLDFNFLCGSYTLVKLFEIRPFGYHVTYRQL; translated from the exons ATGGACGAGGCCGGAGAG GAATTGGTAGTCATTCCTCCTGCTGTCAATAATATTGTTGGAAAATTATGCGCCTTTCAGCTCAAAATCACACCATACAATATTATTCAGGGATGCGAGGAGTACACAGTCACAAGAGTGTCTGAGCTTAATGTCGTTGATTCTGGTACTGCCAATTTATCTCATTGTACAAGTGCTGGAAATCCAGTTGGACCCAACTCCAGGAAGAAGCAGAAG CTGTCTATCCAGCGGATGCTTGATTTCAACTTCCTTTGTGGTTCGTATACCCTTGTGAAACTTTTTGAG ATACGTCCATTTGGGTACCATGTGACGTACCGACAATTGTAG
- the LOC141684401 gene encoding uncharacterized protein LOC141684401 isoform X4, protein MAPHSTYKLNARWGACRRWKGEQRPWLSKLRRNKPRITENAHIHKSEEKRFLTVECETILNIGIQEEICGFCTSHVWAAEFTGRHVGTGPKVYLICYGKGKVQLPLLRETPPELNYLISANGTRSNVYFSKRRVYNNIFAFCSFGGNVDHSVNNGKGPYVFRVCGRTYHSLGSLVPPDGLTPKFAQLYMYDGQEAVDHRLSFTGKAGEVDPTNVSMLQEMLERENALVGIFKQAHERFTGAQPEHIHLRLFERRTSDGRFQNVPTANDYEFVGLVVDNDFANNRDIVVEHKRNGLQHISELHPSFMSLQYPLLFPFGEDGYRINIKHRNANNSESEKDTVSMREYYAFRAQYRVAEGHTLLLGGRLFLQFIVDAWCSVERVRLVWVQRHQSIIRSDLYNNIVDSLRRGDVDATEVGRRVILPSSFTGGYRYMQQNFQDSLAVCKEYGHPDLFSTFTCNSKWDEIEEAVRASGSHSASVRPDIVARVFKMKLDAMLNDFTKKHVLGRVLAVVYTVEFQKRGLPHAHIVL, encoded by the exons ATGGCCCCTCATTCCACCTACAAGCTCAACGCAAG ATGGGGAGCCTGCAGAAGGTGGAAAGGGGAACAAAGACCCTGGCTCAGCAAGTTGCGGAGGAACAAACCAAG AATCACGGAGAATGCGCACATCCATAAATCAGAAGAAAAAAGATTTTT AACAGTGGAGTGCGAAACAATCCTCAATATCGGTATACAAGAAGAGATATGTGGTTTCTGCACATCGCACGTTTGGGCTGCTGAATTTACGGGCAGACATGTGGGTACAGGACCCAAGGTCTATTTAATTTGTTATGGTAAAGGGAAGGTTCAACTTCCTTTATTGCGTGAAACACCTCCAGAATTGAACTACCTAATAAGTGCAAACGGGACAAGATCAAATGTTTATTTTAGCAAGAGGCGTGTCTATAACAACATCTTTGCATTTTGTTCATTCGGGGGTAATGTTGATCATTCGGTTAATAATGGCAAGGGGCCATATGTCTTTCGCGTGTGTGGACGTACTTATCATAGCCTCGGCTCTTTGGTACCTCCAGATGGACTAACACCGAAATTTGCACAATTGTATATGTATGATGGTCAGGAGGCTGTGGATCACCGGTTAAGCTTTACAGGAAAGGCAGGGGAAGTGGATCCCACTAATGTCTCAATGTTGCAAGAAATGTTGGAGCGGGAAAATGCTTTAGTCGGTATATTTAAGCAGGCGCATGAGCGATTTACAGGCGCTCAACCCGAACATATTCACCTAAGATTGTTTGAAAGGCGGACCTCTGATGGTCGATTTCAAAATGTCCCAACTGCTAATGATTATGAGTTTGTTGGGCTTGTGGTTGATAATGACTTTGCTAATAATAGGGATATAGTTGTTGAGCATAAAAGAAATGGTCTGCAACATATCAGTGAATTACACCCTTCTTTTATGTCGTTGCAATACCCTTTGTTATTCCCGTTTGGGGAAGATGGGTATAGAATCAATATTAAACATCGTAATGCAAACAATTCAGAAAGTGAAAAGGACACGGTAAGTATGCGCGAATACTATGCGTTTAGGGCACAATATCGTGTTGCTGAAGGACATACTTTGTTGCTCGGTGGGCGTTTATTCCTACAATTTATAGTTGATGCTTGGTGCTCAGTGGAGCGTGTCAGACTGGTTTGGGTGCAGAGGCATCAATCTATCATAAGATCGGATCTTTATAATAACATTGTAGATAGCCTAAGACGCGGTGATGTGGATGCCACAGAGGTAGGTAGACGTGTGATTTTACCGTCAAGTTTTACTGGTGGCTACCGATACATGCAACAAAATTTTCAGGATTCATTAGCCGTCTGCAAAGAATATGGACATCCCGACCTATTTAGCACTTTTACGTGTAATTCGAAATGGGATGAAATTGAGGAGGCTGTTCGGGCTTCTGGATCTCACAGTGCCTCTGTACGACCTGATATTGTGGCCAGGGTCTTCAAAATGAAGCTCGATGCTATGCTCAATGACTTCACCAAAAAACATGTTTTAGGGCGTGTGCTCGCAG TGGTATACACAGTGGAGTTTCAAAAACGGGGACTACCACATGCTCATATTGTATTATAG
- the LOC141684401 gene encoding uncharacterized protein LOC141684401 isoform X2: MAEHINHVGVSGKDDVGPAKKRGRPQIAVTEEVLERRRLARQRYNARRSKREGPSRKRGRPKGVHEAVLNSQSQSVPRLETCPIMNNNVSGASHTDAAWPLIPPTSSTQDGEPAEGGKGNKDPGSASCGGTNQESRRMRTSINQKKKDFLECETILNIGIQEEICGFCTSHVWAAEFTGRHVGTGPKVYLICYGKGKVQLPLLRETPPELNYLISANGTRSNVYFSKRRVYNNIFAFCSFGGNVDHSVNNGKGPYVFRVCGRTYHSLGSLVPPDGLTPKFAQLYMYDGQEAVDHRLSFTGKAGEVDPTNVSMLQEMLERENALVGIFKQAHERFTGAQPEHIHLRLFERRTSDGRFQNVPTANDYEFVGLVVDNDFANNRDIVVEHKRNGLQHISELHPSFMSLQYPLLFPFGEDGYRINIKHRNANNSESEKDTVSMREYYAFRAQYRVAEGHTLLLGGRLFLQFIVDAWCSVERVRLVWVQRHQSIIRSDLYNNIVDSLRRGDVDATEVGRRVILPSSFTGGYRYMQQNFQDSLAVCKEYGHPDLFSTFTCNSKWDEIEEAVRASGSHSASVRPDIVARVFKMKLDAMLNDFTKKHVLGRVLAVVYTVEFQKRGLPHAHIVL; encoded by the exons ATGGCTGAACATATAAATCATGTAGGCGTGTCAG GTAAAGACGATGTGGGTCCGGCTAAAAAAAGGGGTCGTCCTCAGATTGCGGTGACCGAAGAGGTTTTGGAAAGACGGAGGTTAGCAAGGCAAAGATATAATGCACGCCGTTCAAAGA GGGAAGGCCCTTCTAGAAAAAGAGGCAGGCCCAAGGGCGTCCACGAAGCTGTATTGAATTCGCAGAGCCAATCAGTGCCAAGGCTTGAAACCTGCCCAATAATGA ATAATAATGTGTCTGGGGCCTCTCACACAGATGCTGCATGGCCCCTCATTCCACCTACAAGCTCAACGCAAG ATGGGGAGCCTGCAGAAGGTGGAAAGGGGAACAAAGACCCTGGCTCAGCAAGTTGCGGAGGAACAAACCAAG AATCACGGAGAATGCGCACATCCATAAATCAGAAGAAAAAAGATTTTT TGGAGTGCGAAACAATCCTCAATATCGGTATACAAGAAGAGATATGTGGTTTCTGCACATCGCACGTTTGGGCTGCTGAATTTACGGGCAGACATGTGGGTACAGGACCCAAGGTCTATTTAATTTGTTATGGTAAAGGGAAGGTTCAACTTCCTTTATTGCGTGAAACACCTCCAGAATTGAACTACCTAATAAGTGCAAACGGGACAAGATCAAATGTTTATTTTAGCAAGAGGCGTGTCTATAACAACATCTTTGCATTTTGTTCATTCGGGGGTAATGTTGATCATTCGGTTAATAATGGCAAGGGGCCATATGTCTTTCGCGTGTGTGGACGTACTTATCATAGCCTCGGCTCTTTGGTACCTCCAGATGGACTAACACCGAAATTTGCACAATTGTATATGTATGATGGTCAGGAGGCTGTGGATCACCGGTTAAGCTTTACAGGAAAGGCAGGGGAAGTGGATCCCACTAATGTCTCAATGTTGCAAGAAATGTTGGAGCGGGAAAATGCTTTAGTCGGTATATTTAAGCAGGCGCATGAGCGATTTACAGGCGCTCAACCCGAACATATTCACCTAAGATTGTTTGAAAGGCGGACCTCTGATGGTCGATTTCAAAATGTCCCAACTGCTAATGATTATGAGTTTGTTGGGCTTGTGGTTGATAATGACTTTGCTAATAATAGGGATATAGTTGTTGAGCATAAAAGAAATGGTCTGCAACATATCAGTGAATTACACCCTTCTTTTATGTCGTTGCAATACCCTTTGTTATTCCCGTTTGGGGAAGATGGGTATAGAATCAATATTAAACATCGTAATGCAAACAATTCAGAAAGTGAAAAGGACACGGTAAGTATGCGCGAATACTATGCGTTTAGGGCACAATATCGTGTTGCTGAAGGACATACTTTGTTGCTCGGTGGGCGTTTATTCCTACAATTTATAGTTGATGCTTGGTGCTCAGTGGAGCGTGTCAGACTGGTTTGGGTGCAGAGGCATCAATCTATCATAAGATCGGATCTTTATAATAACATTGTAGATAGCCTAAGACGCGGTGATGTGGATGCCACAGAGGTAGGTAGACGTGTGATTTTACCGTCAAGTTTTACTGGTGGCTACCGATACATGCAACAAAATTTTCAGGATTCATTAGCCGTCTGCAAAGAATATGGACATCCCGACCTATTTAGCACTTTTACGTGTAATTCGAAATGGGATGAAATTGAGGAGGCTGTTCGGGCTTCTGGATCTCACAGTGCCTCTGTACGACCTGATATTGTGGCCAGGGTCTTCAAAATGAAGCTCGATGCTATGCTCAATGACTTCACCAAAAAACATGTTTTAGGGCGTGTGCTCGCAG TGGTATACACAGTGGAGTTTCAAAAACGGGGACTACCACATGCTCATATTGTATTATAG
- the LOC141684404 gene encoding uncharacterized protein LOC141684404 isoform X3 has product MDEAGEELVVIPPAVNNIVGKLCAFQLKITPYNIIQGCEEYTVTRVSELNVVDSGTANLSHCTSAGNPVGPNSRKKQKLSIQRMLDFNFLCGSYTLVKLFEEL; this is encoded by the exons ATGGACGAGGCCGGAGAG GAATTGGTAGTCATTCCTCCTGCTGTCAATAATATTGTTGGAAAATTATGCGCCTTTCAGCTCAAAATCACACCATACAATATTATTCAGGGATGCGAGGAGTACACAGTCACAAGAGTGTCTGAGCTTAATGTCGTTGATTCTGGTACTGCCAATTTATCTCATTGTACAAGTGCTGGAAATCCAGTTGGACCCAACTCCAGGAAGAAGCAGAAG CTGTCTATCCAGCGGATGCTTGATTTCAACTTCCTTTGTGGTTCGTATACCCTTGTGAAACTTTTTGAG GAGCTATGA
- the LOC141684404 gene encoding uncharacterized protein LOC141684404 isoform X2 yields the protein MDEAGEELVVIPPAVNNIVGKLCAFQLKITPYNIIQGCEEYTVTRVSELNVVDSGTANLSHCTSAGNPVGPNSRKKQKLSIQRMLDFNFLCGSYTLVKLFEKMFRHNTW from the exons ATGGACGAGGCCGGAGAG GAATTGGTAGTCATTCCTCCTGCTGTCAATAATATTGTTGGAAAATTATGCGCCTTTCAGCTCAAAATCACACCATACAATATTATTCAGGGATGCGAGGAGTACACAGTCACAAGAGTGTCTGAGCTTAATGTCGTTGATTCTGGTACTGCCAATTTATCTCATTGTACAAGTGCTGGAAATCCAGTTGGACCCAACTCCAGGAAGAAGCAGAAG CTGTCTATCCAGCGGATGCTTGATTTCAACTTCCTTTGTGGTTCGTATACCCTTGTGAAACTTTTTGAG AAAATGTTTAGGCATAATACTTGGTAA